A region of Panicum virgatum strain AP13 chromosome 8N, P.virgatum_v5, whole genome shotgun sequence DNA encodes the following proteins:
- the LOC120685179 gene encoding 1-aminocyclopropane-1-carboxylate oxidase 1-like: MEIPVIDLKGLAGDESSRSRTMAQIHEACKDWGFFWLENHGVDAAVMEDVKRFVLGHYEEHLEAKFHASHLAGNLDAAQVDWEAAYSIHHRPETNIADFTEISPATRELLDAYIAQTVALAELLAECMSLNLGLAAGHIRAALAPPAVGTKFAMYPACPRPELVWGLRAHTDAGGIVIMLQLRNTDTAGKSLQLLFPHILVTAELPFFHPCVSSPFFLFPTERLPERSWPEEVASVPARALSPARASTGVWARHR; the protein is encoded by the exons atggagatccCTGTGATCGATCTCAAGggtctcgccggcgacgagtcCTCTAGGTCACGGACCATGGCGCAGATCCACGAGGCCTGCAAGGATTGGGGCTTCTTCTGG TTGGAGAACCACGGCGTGGACGCAGCCGTCATGGAGGACGTGAAGCGCTTCGTGCTCGGCCACTACGAGGAGCACCTCGAGGCCAAGTTCCACGCCTCCCACCTCGCCGGGAACCTGGACGCCGCGCAGGTCGACTGGGAGGCCGCCTACAGCATCCACCACCGCCCCGAGACCAACATCGCCGACTTCACGGAGATCTCGCCGGCGACTCG CGAGCTGCTGGACGCGTACATCGCCCAGACGGTGGCGCTGGCGGAGCTGCTCGCCGAGTGCATGAGCCTCAACctgggcctcgccgccggccacatccgggccgcgctggcgccgcccgccgtggggACCAAGTTCGCCATGTACCCGGCGTGCCCGCGCCCGGAGCTGGTGTGGGGCCTCCGCGCGCACACCGACGCCGGCGGCATCGTCATCATGCTGCAGCTCAGAAACACGGATACGGCAGGGAAG TCCCTGCAACTTCTATTTCCTCACATTCTTGTGACCGCCGAGCTTCCATTCTTTCATCCTTGTGTCTCCtcccctttttttctctttcccaCGGAGCGGCTGCCCGAGCGGAGCTGGCCAGAGGAGGTAGCGTCGGTGCCGGCGCGGGCCCTCTCACCGGCGCGCGCGTCCACCGGAGTGTGGGCGCGTCACCGTTGA